The genomic segment ATGCTGGGCAAACGACGCGCCATACAACGCTTGCGCCGCGTTTCCATCGCATACTTAGAAAGCCTGTTGGATGTGGTTGACTAACTGTTGCTTCCCTGCTATCATATATAGAAACTCAGCAAAGTTTATAGCAAGCGCTCGAGCAGTCTGATGTTTGTAGTAAGCGCGTCAGCGCATTGAAACCCAACATAACCACGGTCAAATGGAGCATACCACGAACAGCCAATATCAGGACACACGCAAATCCGAAACGACAGAACCCACGGCCGTCCCGTACTTGAGCATTGTCATCCCAACTTGGAACGAGGCAAAGCGCCTGCCCCAAACATTGCAGAAAATCATCTCCTATCTGCAGGGCAAAGGCTATCCTGCTGAGATCATTGTCGTGGACGATGGCAGCACGGACAGCACGGTGCAGGTGGCACAGGAATTTGTCCAAAAAAGCCCTTTTGTCCGCCTAATCCGCAACGACCATCGGGGCAAGGCCTATGCAGTCCGCACGGGGATGCTGACAGCCAATGGACAGTACATCCTCTTCACCGATGCCGATGGAGCCACCCCCATCGAGGAAGTGGACAAGCTCCTGCCTCGCCTGGAACAGGGCTATGACGTGGCCATTGGCTCGCGCGAGGGCGCAGAGGCCAAACGCTTCCATGAACCCTGGTATCGCCACCTCATGGGGCGAGTCTTTAACTTCATCGTGCGCCTTCTCGCCTTGCCTGGCATACAGGACACTCAATGCGGCTTCAAAGCCTTCCGTCGCGCAGCAGCTCACGACCTGTTTGAGCACATGCAGCTCTATGGTCCCAAGGCTGGCGTCGTCAAAGGCGCCGTGCTCACCGGCTTTGACGTGGAGATCCTATTTCTGGCCCGTAAATGGGGCTACGAGATCGCCGAAGTCCCTGTGTACTGGTACTATGGCACGGAAAGCAAAGTCCATCCCCTGAGGGATTCATGGCGCAACTTGCGCGATGTCCTACGCGTGCGCTGGAACGACATCCGGGGCTATTATGAGCGCCGTTAGCCATTCTGACCTGTCAAAAGATGACTGGCCTATAGCACGGAACAAGTCCATCCATCCCTTCTTCCTCTTGATCCTGCTCTTTTACCTTGCTGTGGCCACTCTCTATGCCTGGCAGACGCCCAAATGGCAAGCTCCCGATGAGCCGGCTCATTTCAACTATATCCAGTATGTCGCAGAGCAGCACCAATTCCCCGTACTGCAGCCAGGCGATTATCCCGCTCAATATCTAGAGGAGATCAAGACAAACAAGTTCCCGCCGCACATGTCCATCGCCCCCATCCGCTACGAATTCCACCAGCCTCCCCTGTACTACGTGCTGGCAGCTATCCTGTACCGCCTTACAGCAGGCCTGCCCTTCGCGGCACAGTTCCTAGCGTTGCGGCTCTTTTCCGTCGCTACAGGGGCAGGCATACTATTGGTTACATACTGCCTGATCCAGGCTATCTTCCCCCGCAGCCTATTCATTCCCTTGGCTGCCACAGCCTTCGTCGCCGTTGTGCCCATGCACTTAGCCATAACCGCCGCGATGAACAACGATGCCCTGGCTGAGCTTCTCATGCTGTTGATGCTATACCTGTCCGTGCGTACCATCCAGGAAGGGCTTGCACCCAGACGCGCTTTGCTCACCGGCATCCTGCTAGGACTAGTGCTTCTGACTAAGACTACGATTTACCTGCTGGCCATAGGCGCAGTTGTTATGTCCATTCTGTGGCAGCAGGAATCCCCATGCGCACTTTCCGTCACAAAACCGCTGGCGAAAGGGCGCTACCTGCTATATGTGTTCGCACTCGCCCTGCTCATCGCTGCGCCATGGTTTGTGCGCAACGCATTGCTCTATGGCGGAATGGACATCCTGGGGTGGCAACGGCATGACGCCATCGTAGCAGGACAGTTGCGCACTGCAGAGCTGTGGGCGCAAATAGGGCCGCTGTCCTTTGCTCAGCGCTTCATCCGCACGACCTTCAACAGCTTTTGGGCTCAATTTGGCTGGATGGGTGTGCCCGTTGACGAGCGTATCTACTTAGCGCTGGCGCTGTTCACGGCCGTGATCGGAATCGGCTGTGTCCTCTTCCTCATCCGGCTGAGACAAGGACAAATAGAATTGACCCCAGTTCAAAAAAACGCATTGCTGTTGATGGCGGTCGTCGCTTTGCTCAGCACTTTGACCTATTTTGCCTATAACCTCAAGTTCGTACAGCATCAAGGTCGTTATCTGTTCACCGCTGTGGGTGCACTGTCCCTGGGAGCAGCCCTTGGCCTGCAAGAACTGTTGCGGCCATCAACTGCGCGCTGGTTGACCATTGTTTTGCTGTTGATCAGCTTGCTTCTGCTCATTCAAGGACTGCTGAGTGGGGATATGCACAAGTGGACTCTGGCCGTGCTCGCGCCGGCCATTGCCTTTTTCGCTGCCGCTGGCTGGTTGCCCACCCGTTGGCAATGGCTGCCGCCCGTGCTGCTCTACACGGCATTCCTTGGTTTGGACTTGCTCTGTCTGTTTCGTTATATTATCCCTGCACTGAAAATAGCATGATCCTATGTGCGTCAGCACGCTCTGGCTAGAAAGGAGGCGATGATGGAAAGCGACATCTGTGTCTTTAGCGGAAGCGCACACCGTGAATTGGCTGAGGAAATTTGTTCCCTGCGTGGCATACCTCTGAGCCCTTCGGTCACCCGTCATTTTCACAATGACAACCTCTACGTCCAATTACAAGAGCCTGTGCGCGAGCGCGATGTTTTCATCATCCAACCCTTCTACCCACCCCCGGTGAGCGACCGCGTTCTCGAACTGCTCCTGATGCTCGACGCTGCCCGTTCTGCTTCGGCCAAGCGCGTTACCGCCGTTATACCCTATTACTCTTATAGCCGCTCCGACAAGAAGGATGAGCCGCGCATCTCCATCGCTGGTCGGCTCATCGCAGACCTGCTCGTTACCGCTGGCGCACAGCGCATCTTGACCATGACCCTGCATTCCCCACAGGTACATGGCTTCTTCAGCGTGCCCACGGATCACCTCAGTTCCATGCCGGTATTTGCCAGCTACTTCCGTGATAAAGACCTAACCGACACAGTGATCGTCACTCCAGACATCGGGCACGCCAAAAGAGCTGCTGAACTAGCGCGGGAATTGCACTTGCCTGTGGCTGCTGTCAGTAAGAAGCGCATTGATGACACCACGGTAGTAACAGAAGGGCTGATTGGCGAAGTGCGCGGCAAGAAAGTCATCCTCATTGATGATGAAATCGCCGTAGGCACATCCATGATCGAAGCAATCAAACTGTTGCGCAACTATGGCGTGGAACAAGCCACACTTGTCTGCACTCACGGCATCTTCTGCGGCCCAGCGATCGAGAACTTCAAAGCCATGCCTGAAATCAAATCCATCGTTACCACGAACACCGTCCCCATCCCGCCAGAGAAGCGCATCCCTTGTATGGAAATCCTATCCGTAGCTCCGCTCTTCGCCGAGGCCATCCGCCGCATCCACGAGGGAGAAACCATGCAACCCCTCTTCGCATATTAGCGCAATGAAATGGGCAGCGATCGCAGCAACAAAGCGCATATTGGCTCTTGAGCAGGGAGCAGCCATCAAAGATTGGGGTGGCAAGCTCCCTATTGCTCTGCTCTACCCCAATACGTACTACGTGGGCATGTCCAGCCTAGCCATGCATGCCCTCTATTACATGCTGAATACACGTCCCGACATTGTCTGCGAACGCGTCTTCTGCGGTTACCGGCGGCTGCAATGCATGCCCGCTCCACTCTCCCTGGAAACCCAACGACCGCTGAACGAATTTGCTGTTATCGCAGTTTCGTTCTCCTTCGAACTGGATTATCTCAACTTTGTCGCATTGCTGCACAGCAGCAGCATTCCTCCATCAGCCGCCGAACGCGACGAGAGTTTCCCTCTCCTGCTTGCCGGGGGGCCTGCTGTGTCGGCCAATCCCGAGCCTTTGGCTGAACTGTGCGATGCGTTCGTCATTGGTGAAGTAGAGGAGATTCTGCCTCGCCTCCTGGATGCGCTGCACATAGGCATCACGGGCTGCCGAGCCGCATTGCTGCAAGTGCTGAGCGAGATACCTGGCGTGTACGTGCCAACCAAGCGGGATGCCAGTCCTCCCGCACTCCGTATCCAACGCCAATGGGTGCGCAACCTCGACCTCTACCCGACCCATACGCGCATCTTCACCCATGCCACCGAGTTTGGCGACATGCACCTGATGGAGATTGCCCGAGGTTGTGGACGGGGCTGCCGCTTTTGTCTGGCAGGCTGTCTGTACCGACCGCCCCGTGAGCGCAGTGCGGCAAACCTGCTCGAACAGGCGCGCTGGGGGCAGAGATTCCGCACCAAAGTCGGCTTAGTCAGCGCCGCAGTATCCGATTATGCACAAATTGAGGAACTGGTGAGCGGTTTGCAAGACATGGGCATGCAGCTCTCTGTGTCTTCGCTGCGTGTTGACCCACTGCCCGAAGCGCTGCTCGCAGCACTGGCAGCCAGTGGCTCTCGTACCCTCACGATAGCGCCTGAAGCAGGTTCGGAGCGACTGCGCAGAGCCATCAACAAAAGGATCCCCACCCAGGACATCTTTTATGCTACGGAGCAAGCCTCGCGCTATGGATTCAGTGAATTGAAGCTGTACTTCATGGTGGGGCTTCCTGGCGAAGAGGAGGAAGATATACAGGCCATTGTCTCACTGGTGCAGCAAGTGAGCACTGCCTTTCGCGGGCGTGTCCTAGTCAGTGTTGCACCCTTTGTGCCCAAAGCCCACACGCCTTTCGAACGGCAGGCTATGGCCCCCACCACTACACTGCAACGCCGCCTGCGCTGGCTCCAGAACGCCTTACAGGACATCAACGTGCGCATGGCATCGGAGAGCCTGGCTTGGGCTACGGTACAAGCCGTGCTGGCACGTGGCGACCGGCGAC from the Chloroflexota bacterium genome contains:
- a CDS encoding glycosyltransferase family 2 protein — its product is MEHTTNSQYQDTRKSETTEPTAVPYLSIVIPTWNEAKRLPQTLQKIISYLQGKGYPAEIIVVDDGSTDSTVQVAQEFVQKSPFVRLIRNDHRGKAYAVRTGMLTANGQYILFTDADGATPIEEVDKLLPRLEQGYDVAIGSREGAEAKRFHEPWYRHLMGRVFNFIVRLLALPGIQDTQCGFKAFRRAAAHDLFEHMQLYGPKAGVVKGAVLTGFDVEILFLARKWGYEIAEVPVYWYYGTESKVHPLRDSWRNLRDVLRVRWNDIRGYYERR
- a CDS encoding glycosyltransferase family 39 protein; amino-acid sequence: MSAVSHSDLSKDDWPIARNKSIHPFFLLILLFYLAVATLYAWQTPKWQAPDEPAHFNYIQYVAEQHQFPVLQPGDYPAQYLEEIKTNKFPPHMSIAPIRYEFHQPPLYYVLAAILYRLTAGLPFAAQFLALRLFSVATGAGILLVTYCLIQAIFPRSLFIPLAATAFVAVVPMHLAITAAMNNDALAELLMLLMLYLSVRTIQEGLAPRRALLTGILLGLVLLTKTTIYLLAIGAVVMSILWQQESPCALSVTKPLAKGRYLLYVFALALLIAAPWFVRNALLYGGMDILGWQRHDAIVAGQLRTAELWAQIGPLSFAQRFIRTTFNSFWAQFGWMGVPVDERIYLALALFTAVIGIGCVLFLIRLRQGQIELTPVQKNALLLMAVVALLSTLTYFAYNLKFVQHQGRYLFTAVGALSLGAALGLQELLRPSTARWLTIVLLLISLLLLIQGLLSGDMHKWTLAVLAPAIAFFAAAGWLPTRWQWLPPVLLYTAFLGLDLLCLFRYIIPALKIA
- a CDS encoding ribose-phosphate pyrophosphokinase yields the protein MESDICVFSGSAHRELAEEICSLRGIPLSPSVTRHFHNDNLYVQLQEPVRERDVFIIQPFYPPPVSDRVLELLLMLDAARSASAKRVTAVIPYYSYSRSDKKDEPRISIAGRLIADLLVTAGAQRILTMTLHSPQVHGFFSVPTDHLSSMPVFASYFRDKDLTDTVIVTPDIGHAKRAAELARELHLPVAAVSKKRIDDTTVVTEGLIGEVRGKKVILIDDEIAVGTSMIEAIKLLRNYGVEQATLVCTHGIFCGPAIENFKAMPEIKSIVTTNTVPIPPEKRIPCMEILSVAPLFAEAIRRIHEGETMQPLFAY
- a CDS encoding radical SAM protein — translated: MKWAAIAATKRILALEQGAAIKDWGGKLPIALLYPNTYYVGMSSLAMHALYYMLNTRPDIVCERVFCGYRRLQCMPAPLSLETQRPLNEFAVIAVSFSFELDYLNFVALLHSSSIPPSAAERDESFPLLLAGGPAVSANPEPLAELCDAFVIGEVEEILPRLLDALHIGITGCRAALLQVLSEIPGVYVPTKRDASPPALRIQRQWVRNLDLYPTHTRIFTHATEFGDMHLMEIARGCGRGCRFCLAGCLYRPPRERSAANLLEQARWGQRFRTKVGLVSAAVSDYAQIEELVSGLQDMGMQLSVSSLRVDPLPEALLAALAASGSRTLTIAPEAGSERLRRAINKRIPTQDIFYATEQASRYGFSELKLYFMVGLPGEEEEDIQAIVSLVQQVSTAFRGRVLVSVAPFVPKAHTPFERQAMAPTTTLQRRLRWLQNALQDINVRMASESLAWATVQAVLARGDRRLGAVLASLHAPSLSDWKRALSEHGLQSEHYTRARQADEPLPWSFIRMQP